From a region of the Takifugu rubripes unplaced genomic scaffold, fTakRub1.2, whole genome shotgun sequence genome:
- the LOC115248440 gene encoding nitric oxide-associated protein 1-like isoform X1 — protein sequence MWSVFGTSVCRALWICVKGPHSRILSAGSAGCARGPRLTQRLRCTHATTVRSSTVDPELEEEFVFVDSTDPEEDLLPWSPVAPPTKPSARPSPRLRPLEQQLQMLSGAAQQEVEPDDLIQFHDVDFPLDDAIKATKKRRKRGGEKREHAPFGTPDVDQPFSDTCCPGCGAVLHCTAPEVPGYLPSEKFKVLLREGGLTGATCQRCHLLTHHHRAMSLQVSAEQYRAVVQNIQPLKALVLLIVDLLDIPDSIVPDLPELVGTNKHIIVLGNKIDLLPMDSPNYLQRIRRHLTQCCHDAGFGTQLADIHLISAKTGYGVEALVSSLQRSWKYKGDVYLVGLANAGKSTLFNTLLESDYCKSRASDVVHKATISPWPGTTLNLLKFPIMNPTPHRMFRRQRRLDAARRTEAELPQDERKRLQHLSRKGYLVGRVGRTFLSSVRMRREEIEFDPDSLAFGQTEETVTAVPNMPSDELTFNELKDAHWLFDTPGIMKTQDILSLLTEKEVMSVVVTQAIIPRTFVLKPSTSLLVGGLARIDFLQGGKSCWFSVMASSQVPVHITSLDKADGVYQKHAGEVLLGVPMGGPERMRQFPAFVPQDLRLEGRGYLEAAADITLSSAGWVAVTAAAGEQLLLRLHGPQAAAFRVRTPPLLPHLISLKGERIRKSAAYKTIKPAAAPGGGLTVHLHTCGRSLSTGRTAPVAEP from the exons ATGTGGAGCGTGTTTGGGACGAGCGTGTGCCGCGCGTTGTGGATATGCGTGAAAGGGCCTCACTCCCGCATCCTGTCTGCGGGGTCTGCGGGGTGTGCGCGAGGGCCACGCCTCACCCAGCGGCTCCGCTGCACACACGCCACGACAGTCCGGAGCTCCACTGTGGACccggagctggaggaagagttcGTGTTTGTGGACAGTACAG ATCCGGAGGAGGACCTTCTCCCTTGGTCCcctgtggctccgcccaccaaaCCGAGCGCCCGACCTTCTCCACGCCTGAGGCCGTTGGagcaacagctgcagatgttgagcggtgcagcacagcaggaggtggaaCCAGACGATCTGATCCAGTTCCACGACGTTGACTTTCCCCTGGATGACGCCATCAAAGccacaaagaagaggagaaagagaggaggggagaagcgTGAACACGCCCCTTTTGGGACGCCAGACGTAGATCAGCCGTTCAGCGACACCTGCTGTCCAGgctgtggcgctgttctgcaCTGCACAGCTCCGGAGGTGCCGGGATACCTGCCCAGTGAGAAGTTCAAGGTTCTCCTCCGCGAGGGAGGTCTGACGGGGGCCACCTGCCAGCGCTGCCACCTGCTCACCCACCATCATAGGGCCATGAGCCTCCAGGTCTCAGCAGAACAGTACCGGGCCGTGGTTCAGAACATCCAGCCCCTGAAAGCTCTGGTGCTGCTTATTGTGGACCTGCTGGACATCCCTGACTCCATCGTCCCTGACCTGCCAGAGCTGGTCGGGACCAACAAACACATCATCGTCCTCGGTAACAAGATTGACCTTCTTCCAATGGACTCGCCCAATTATCTCCAGCGAATCAGGCGCCATCTCACTCAGTGCTGCCACGATGCGGGCTTCGGAACCCAACTGGCCGACATCCACCTGATCAGCGCCAAGACTGGGTACGGCGTGGAGGCCCTGGTCTCCAGCCTTCAGCGGTCCTGGAAGTACAAAGGTGATGTTTACCTGGTGGGCTTGGCAAATGCCGGGAAGTCGACGCTCTTCAACACGCTGCTGGAGTCCGACTACTGCAAGTCCAGAGCCTCTGATGTGGTCCACAAGGCCACCATCTCACCGTGGCCGG GGACGACGCTGAACCTGCTGAAGTTTCCCATCATGAACCCGACTCCGCACAGGATGTTCCGACGGCAGAGACGCCTGGACGCCGCCAGACGGACGGAGGCGGAGCTTCCACAGGATGAGCGGAAGAGGCTGCAGCACCTCAGCAGGAAGGGCTACCTCGTGG gTCGTGTTGGCAGAACTTTCTTGTCAAGCGTCAGAATGAGAAGAGAGGAGATTGAATTTGACCCGGACAGTCTGGCGTTTGGACAAACCGAGGAGACGGTGACAGCAG TTCCCAACATGCCTTCAGACGAGTTGACTTTCAATGAGCTGAAAGATGCCCACTGGCTGTTTGATACTCCGGGGATCATGAAGACACAGGAT ATCCTCAGTCTGCTAACAGaaaaggaagtgatgtcagtgGTCGTCACTCAGGCCATCATCCCTCGGACATTTGTGTTGAAGCCCAGCACGTCTCTGCTTGTGGGCGGCCTCGCCAGGATCGACTTCCTGCAG GGGGGGAAATCCTGCTGGTTTTCAGTCATGGCCTCCAGTCAGGTCCCCGTCCACATCACCAGCCTGGACAAGGCCGATGGTGTTTACCAGAAACATGCAGGAGAGGTCCTGCTGGGG GTTCCGATGGGAGGGCCTGAGCGTATGAGGCAGTTTCCTGCCTTTGTTCCTCAGGATTTAAGGCTGGAGGGTCGAGGTTacctggaagctgctgctgacatcactctgtcctctgcag GTTGGGTGGCGGTGACGGCAGCGGCGGGCGAGCAGCTGCTCCTGAGGCTCCACGGTCCACAGGCAGCAGCCTTTAGAGTTCGGACCCCCCCCCTGCTTCCCCACCTCATTTCCCTGAAAGGAGAGCGGATCCGAAAATCTGCCGCCTACAAAACGATAAAACCGGCCGCGGCGCCGGGCGGCGGGCTGACTGTTCACCTGCACACCTGTGGGAGGAGCTTGTCCACGGGCAGGACGGCTCCAGTTGCAGAACCTTAA
- the LOC115248440 gene encoding nitric oxide-associated protein 1-like isoform X2, with protein MWSVFGTSVCRALWICVKGPHSRILSAGSAGCARGPRLTQRLRCTHATTVRSSTVDPELEEEFVFVDSTDPEEDLLPWSPVAPPTKPSARPSPRLRPLEQQLQMLSGAAQQEVEPDDLIQFHDVDFPLDDAIKATKKRRKRGGEKREHAPFGTPDVDQPFSDTCCPGCGAVLHCTAPEVPGYLPSEKFKVLLREGGLTGATCQRCHLLTHHHRAMSLQVSAEQYRAVVQNIQPLKALVLLIVDLLDIPDSIVPDLPELVGTNKHIIVLGNKIDLLPMDSPNYLQRIRRHLTQCCHDAGFGTQLADIHLISAKTGYGVEALVSSLQRSWKYKGDVYLVGLANAGKSTLFNTLLESDYCKSRASDVVHKATISPWPGRVGRTFLSSVRMRREEIEFDPDSLAFGQTEETVTAVPNMPSDELTFNELKDAHWLFDTPGIMKTQDILSLLTEKEVMSVVVTQAIIPRTFVLKPSTSLLVGGLARIDFLQGGKSCWFSVMASSQVPVHITSLDKADGVYQKHAGEVLLGVPMGGPERMRQFPAFVPQDLRLEGRGYLEAAADITLSSAGWVAVTAAAGEQLLLRLHGPQAAAFRVRTPPLLPHLISLKGERIRKSAAYKTIKPAAAPGGGLTVHLHTCGRSLSTGRTAPVAEP; from the exons ATGTGGAGCGTGTTTGGGACGAGCGTGTGCCGCGCGTTGTGGATATGCGTGAAAGGGCCTCACTCCCGCATCCTGTCTGCGGGGTCTGCGGGGTGTGCGCGAGGGCCACGCCTCACCCAGCGGCTCCGCTGCACACACGCCACGACAGTCCGGAGCTCCACTGTGGACccggagctggaggaagagttcGTGTTTGTGGACAGTACAG ATCCGGAGGAGGACCTTCTCCCTTGGTCCcctgtggctccgcccaccaaaCCGAGCGCCCGACCTTCTCCACGCCTGAGGCCGTTGGagcaacagctgcagatgttgagcggtgcagcacagcaggaggtggaaCCAGACGATCTGATCCAGTTCCACGACGTTGACTTTCCCCTGGATGACGCCATCAAAGccacaaagaagaggagaaagagaggaggggagaagcgTGAACACGCCCCTTTTGGGACGCCAGACGTAGATCAGCCGTTCAGCGACACCTGCTGTCCAGgctgtggcgctgttctgcaCTGCACAGCTCCGGAGGTGCCGGGATACCTGCCCAGTGAGAAGTTCAAGGTTCTCCTCCGCGAGGGAGGTCTGACGGGGGCCACCTGCCAGCGCTGCCACCTGCTCACCCACCATCATAGGGCCATGAGCCTCCAGGTCTCAGCAGAACAGTACCGGGCCGTGGTTCAGAACATCCAGCCCCTGAAAGCTCTGGTGCTGCTTATTGTGGACCTGCTGGACATCCCTGACTCCATCGTCCCTGACCTGCCAGAGCTGGTCGGGACCAACAAACACATCATCGTCCTCGGTAACAAGATTGACCTTCTTCCAATGGACTCGCCCAATTATCTCCAGCGAATCAGGCGCCATCTCACTCAGTGCTGCCACGATGCGGGCTTCGGAACCCAACTGGCCGACATCCACCTGATCAGCGCCAAGACTGGGTACGGCGTGGAGGCCCTGGTCTCCAGCCTTCAGCGGTCCTGGAAGTACAAAGGTGATGTTTACCTGGTGGGCTTGGCAAATGCCGGGAAGTCGACGCTCTTCAACACGCTGCTGGAGTCCGACTACTGCAAGTCCAGAGCCTCTGATGTGGTCCACAAGGCCACCATCTCACCGTGGCCGG gTCGTGTTGGCAGAACTTTCTTGTCAAGCGTCAGAATGAGAAGAGAGGAGATTGAATTTGACCCGGACAGTCTGGCGTTTGGACAAACCGAGGAGACGGTGACAGCAG TTCCCAACATGCCTTCAGACGAGTTGACTTTCAATGAGCTGAAAGATGCCCACTGGCTGTTTGATACTCCGGGGATCATGAAGACACAGGAT ATCCTCAGTCTGCTAACAGaaaaggaagtgatgtcagtgGTCGTCACTCAGGCCATCATCCCTCGGACATTTGTGTTGAAGCCCAGCACGTCTCTGCTTGTGGGCGGCCTCGCCAGGATCGACTTCCTGCAG GGGGGGAAATCCTGCTGGTTTTCAGTCATGGCCTCCAGTCAGGTCCCCGTCCACATCACCAGCCTGGACAAGGCCGATGGTGTTTACCAGAAACATGCAGGAGAGGTCCTGCTGGGG GTTCCGATGGGAGGGCCTGAGCGTATGAGGCAGTTTCCTGCCTTTGTTCCTCAGGATTTAAGGCTGGAGGGTCGAGGTTacctggaagctgctgctgacatcactctgtcctctgcag GTTGGGTGGCGGTGACGGCAGCGGCGGGCGAGCAGCTGCTCCTGAGGCTCCACGGTCCACAGGCAGCAGCCTTTAGAGTTCGGACCCCCCCCCTGCTTCCCCACCTCATTTCCCTGAAAGGAGAGCGGATCCGAAAATCTGCCGCCTACAAAACGATAAAACCGGCCGCGGCGCCGGGCGGCGGGCTGACTGTTCACCTGCACACCTGTGGGAGGAGCTTGTCCACGGGCAGGACGGCTCCAGTTGCAGAACCTTAA
- the LOC115248440 gene encoding nitric oxide-associated protein 1-like isoform X3: MPDHKCDVYADPEEDLLPWSPVAPPTKPSARPSPRLRPLEQQLQMLSGAAQQEVEPDDLIQFHDVDFPLDDAIKATKKRRKRGGEKREHAPFGTPDVDQPFSDTCCPGCGAVLHCTAPEVPGYLPSEKFKVLLREGGLTGATCQRCHLLTHHHRAMSLQVSAEQYRAVVQNIQPLKALVLLIVDLLDIPDSIVPDLPELVGTNKHIIVLGNKIDLLPMDSPNYLQRIRRHLTQCCHDAGFGTQLADIHLISAKTGYGVEALVSSLQRSWKYKGDVYLVGLANAGKSTLFNTLLESDYCKSRASDVVHKATISPWPGTTLNLLKFPIMNPTPHRMFRRQRRLDAARRTEAELPQDERKRLQHLSRKGYLVGRVGRTFLSSVRMRREEIEFDPDSLAFGQTEETVTAVPNMPSDELTFNELKDAHWLFDTPGIMKTQDILSLLTEKEVMSVVVTQAIIPRTFVLKPSTSLLVGGLARIDFLQGGKSCWFSVMASSQVPVHITSLDKADGVYQKHAGEVLLGVPMGGPERMRQFPAFVPQDLRLEGRGYLEAAADITLSSAGWVAVTAAAGEQLLLRLHGPQAAAFRVRTPPLLPHLISLKGERIRKSAAYKTIKPAAAPGGGLTVHLHTCGRSLSTGRTAPVAEP; this comes from the exons ATGCCAGACCACAAGTGTGATGTGTATGCAGATCCGGAGGAGGACCTTCTCCCTTGGTCCcctgtggctccgcccaccaaaCCGAGCGCCCGACCTTCTCCACGCCTGAGGCCGTTGGagcaacagctgcagatgttgagcggtgcagcacagcaggaggtggaaCCAGACGATCTGATCCAGTTCCACGACGTTGACTTTCCCCTGGATGACGCCATCAAAGccacaaagaagaggagaaagagaggaggggagaagcgTGAACACGCCCCTTTTGGGACGCCAGACGTAGATCAGCCGTTCAGCGACACCTGCTGTCCAGgctgtggcgctgttctgcaCTGCACAGCTCCGGAGGTGCCGGGATACCTGCCCAGTGAGAAGTTCAAGGTTCTCCTCCGCGAGGGAGGTCTGACGGGGGCCACCTGCCAGCGCTGCCACCTGCTCACCCACCATCATAGGGCCATGAGCCTCCAGGTCTCAGCAGAACAGTACCGGGCCGTGGTTCAGAACATCCAGCCCCTGAAAGCTCTGGTGCTGCTTATTGTGGACCTGCTGGACATCCCTGACTCCATCGTCCCTGACCTGCCAGAGCTGGTCGGGACCAACAAACACATCATCGTCCTCGGTAACAAGATTGACCTTCTTCCAATGGACTCGCCCAATTATCTCCAGCGAATCAGGCGCCATCTCACTCAGTGCTGCCACGATGCGGGCTTCGGAACCCAACTGGCCGACATCCACCTGATCAGCGCCAAGACTGGGTACGGCGTGGAGGCCCTGGTCTCCAGCCTTCAGCGGTCCTGGAAGTACAAAGGTGATGTTTACCTGGTGGGCTTGGCAAATGCCGGGAAGTCGACGCTCTTCAACACGCTGCTGGAGTCCGACTACTGCAAGTCCAGAGCCTCTGATGTGGTCCACAAGGCCACCATCTCACCGTGGCCGG GGACGACGCTGAACCTGCTGAAGTTTCCCATCATGAACCCGACTCCGCACAGGATGTTCCGACGGCAGAGACGCCTGGACGCCGCCAGACGGACGGAGGCGGAGCTTCCACAGGATGAGCGGAAGAGGCTGCAGCACCTCAGCAGGAAGGGCTACCTCGTGG gTCGTGTTGGCAGAACTTTCTTGTCAAGCGTCAGAATGAGAAGAGAGGAGATTGAATTTGACCCGGACAGTCTGGCGTTTGGACAAACCGAGGAGACGGTGACAGCAG TTCCCAACATGCCTTCAGACGAGTTGACTTTCAATGAGCTGAAAGATGCCCACTGGCTGTTTGATACTCCGGGGATCATGAAGACACAGGAT ATCCTCAGTCTGCTAACAGaaaaggaagtgatgtcagtgGTCGTCACTCAGGCCATCATCCCTCGGACATTTGTGTTGAAGCCCAGCACGTCTCTGCTTGTGGGCGGCCTCGCCAGGATCGACTTCCTGCAG GGGGGGAAATCCTGCTGGTTTTCAGTCATGGCCTCCAGTCAGGTCCCCGTCCACATCACCAGCCTGGACAAGGCCGATGGTGTTTACCAGAAACATGCAGGAGAGGTCCTGCTGGGG GTTCCGATGGGAGGGCCTGAGCGTATGAGGCAGTTTCCTGCCTTTGTTCCTCAGGATTTAAGGCTGGAGGGTCGAGGTTacctggaagctgctgctgacatcactctgtcctctgcag GTTGGGTGGCGGTGACGGCAGCGGCGGGCGAGCAGCTGCTCCTGAGGCTCCACGGTCCACAGGCAGCAGCCTTTAGAGTTCGGACCCCCCCCCTGCTTCCCCACCTCATTTCCCTGAAAGGAGAGCGGATCCGAAAATCTGCCGCCTACAAAACGATAAAACCGGCCGCGGCGCCGGGCGGCGGGCTGACTGTTCACCTGCACACCTGTGGGAGGAGCTTGTCCACGGGCAGGACGGCTCCAGTTGCAGAACCTTAA
- the LOC115246415 gene encoding RE1-silencing transcription factor-like, with the protein MAAQTMFSAGPLGMSLMDNSPTLCDLHENAPPPPQLVMLANVAAVTAADGDGGALDEKEMMELKTVGSSYLDSDEDNGSRYTDDNQNCKEFCIIEYPESPDPTVQVNPVVTGSGEDDRNKAETPPAGARPRPLASTKPSEQDGKVNEGPSGTKKKKPFYCKPCHFQAQNEQQFVEHLRTHSASKMMVVNHVEGRSRNKTRDADAAASGEAENSGGDTGDSKGLIRCERCGYNTNRFDHYIAHLKHHSKEGDDHRVFKCTLCPYTTVSQYHWRKHLRNHFPSKLHTCSQCSYFSDRKSNYIQHIRTHTGVRPFQCLYCDYSSSQKTHLTRHMRTHSGERPFKCESCNYLAANQHEVTRHARQVHNGPKPLSCPYCDYKTADRSNYKKHVELHLNPRQFLCPVCKYAASKKCNLQYHIKSRHAGCNVAMDISKVKLRVKKAGPNGAEENSSVHKRSDTREDFEVDRDNRDKGTDANPINLSIRRSSRPGNSQSAQTEAPDKVQDKTSRSEREKFGKVKEQEKRITTRQKVKRAHEKVPEEEIHPGSTTATKIGDGKAKTKVRKLQAEEQNPTEPNQTLKPDQRQSEDKRKMRPDKDKENQSSRKKKKGLNKSRKSGSQHSEKCSRHADDSQQNLSGFQQTPEKKVAKEKAPKRRSAEAPGPTKSLFDMPPKTRRTKGAEKLHPIPEGPGKIGDTGSTFTTKQKRSRNVSVNEDNLAVNKISGGPAQPQGSTENPDTEPNSSATKEDSPGASGLDPRGAQDAPPNPTEPQLSSDSSLTRVCVTDPQNTVEKVPDPSRLPPPEPPPHRPSRPAAPAVPAQPVHGPAEKVADGRLDEDASLMFSHPTSPPTLVLPVDLAKPADPEDDEGIHSSHEGGSDISDSASEGSEDSGLNSNGGSGKLANDPETPTAELPTPTELKGHMCIFCDRCFPLEAAYRRHLNRHLVNVYYMDTAAGAQR; encoded by the exons atgGCTGCTCAGACCATGTTTTCAGCAGGGCCACTGGGCATGTCTCTGATGGACAACAGTCCAACCCTCTGTGACCTGCACGAGAACGCGCCGCCCCCCCCTCAGCTGGTGATGTTGGCAAATGTGGCAGCGGTGACGGCGGCAGATGGCGATGGAGGTGCTCTGGACGAGAAAGAGATGATGGAGCTGAAGACGGTGGGCAGCAGCTACTTGGACAGCGATGAGGACAATGGCAGCAG GTACACTGATGACAACCAGAACTGCAAAGAGTTCTGTATTATCGAGTACCCCGAGTCTCCAGATCCCACAGTACAGGTCAACCCTGTGGTCACAGGAAGTGGCGAGGATGACAGGAACAAAGCTGAAACCCCGCCTGCTGGagcgaggccacgccccctggcCAGCACGAAACCCTCCGAACAGGACGGCAAAGTCAACGAAGGTCCCAGCGGCACgaagaaaaagaagcctttCTACTGTAAGCCGTGTCACTTCCAGGCTCAGAACGAACAGCAGTTCGTGGAGCACCTGCGCACTCACAGCGCCAgcaagatgatggtggtgaacCACGTGGAGGGGCGCAGCAGGAACAAGACCAGGGACGCAGACGCAGCTGCCAGCGGAGAGGCGGAGAACAGTGGgggggacacaggtgacagCAAAGGTCTGATCAGGTGTGAACGCTGCGGCTACAACACCAACCGATTCGACCATTACATCGCCCACCTGAAGCACCACAGCAAGGAGGGAGATGACCACAG agtgttTAAGTGCACGCTGTGTCCGTACACCACCGTCAGCCAGTACCACTGGAGGAAACACCTGAGGAACCACTTCCCCAGTAAACTGCACACCTGCAGCCAGTGTTCCTACTTTTCTGACCGCAAGAGCAACTACATCCAACACATCCGCACTCACACAG GTGTTCGTCCTTTCCAGTGTCTCTACTGTGACTACTCCAGCTCTCAGAAGACCCACCTGACCCGCCACATGAGGACTCACTCTG GAGAGCGTCCATTTAAATGCGAGAGCTGCAATTACCTGGCAGCCAACCAGCATGAGGTAACTCGGCATGCTCGCCAAGTCCACAACGGGCCCAAACCTCTGTCCTGTCCATACTGTGACTATAAGACCGCAGACCGCAGCAACTACAAGAAGCACGTTGAATTGCACCTGAATCCTCGGCAGTTCCTCTGTCCCGTCTGCAAGTACGCTGCCTCCAAGAAGTGCAATCTTCAGTACCACATCAAGTCCAGACATGCAGGCTGCAACGTAGCCATGGACATCTCCAAGGTCAAACTACGTGTCAAAAAAGCTGGTCCTAATGGTGCAGAGGAAAACTCCAGCGTGCACAAGCGTAGCGATACTCGGGAGGACTTTGAGGTGGATAGGGACAACAGGGACAAGGGTACGGATGCAAACCCCATCAATCTGTCCATTAGGAGGAGCAGTCGGCCAGGTAACAGCCAGTCAGCTCAGACTGAAGCTCCCGATAAGGTTCAGGACAAGACCTCCCGCTCGGAGAGAGAGAAATTTGGGAAAGTTAAAGAACAGGAGAAAAGGATCACCACAAGGCAGAAGGTTAAGAGGGCTCATGAAAAAGTTCCCGAGGAAGAAATCCATCCTGGGTCCACAACAGCGACTAAGATTGGAGATGGAAAGGCCAAGACGAAGGTTAGGAAGCTGCAGGCAGAGGAGCAGAATCCCACAGaaccaaaccagacactgaaaCCTGACCAACGGCAATCTGaggataaaagaaaaatgagaccagacaaggacaaagaaaaccagagcagcagaaagaagaagaaaggtctCAATAAGTCGAGAAAATCTGGGTCGCAACACTCAGAAAAATGCTCAAGACATGCAGACGACAGTCAGCAAAACCTCAGCGGCTTCCAGCAAACTCCAGAGAAAAAGGTCGCCAAAGAAAAAGCCCCAAAAAGGAGATCGGCCGAGGCACCAGGTCCCACCAAGTCCTTGTTTGACATGCCACCCAAGACCAGAAGGACAAAAGGAGCAGAGAAGCTACATCCCATTCCAGAAGGTCCTGGGAAGATCGGTGATACCGGGTCAACGTTCACCACGAAGCAGAAGAGGTCCAGAAATGTCTCGGTTAATGAGGACAACCTGGCTGTCAACAAGATTTCAGGAGGACCTGCTCAGCCTCAAGGCTCAACAGAAAACCCCGACACTGAACCCAACAGCTCAGCCACAAAGGAGGATTCCCCTGGTGCTTCAGGACTGGACCCAAGGGGGGCTCAGGACGCTCCTCCCAACCCAACAGAGCCACAACTGTCTTCGGACTCATCCCTCACACGAGTGTGCGTGACAGACCCCCAGAACACAGTGGAAAAGGTTCCAGATCCATCTAGGCTGCCGCCACCAGAACCACCTCCCCACAGGCCATCgagacctgctgctccagcagtaccagctcagcccgtccacgggccagcagagaaggtggCGGACGGCCGTCTGGACGAGGACGCCTCTCTCATGTTCTCCCACCCTACTTCCCCTCCCACATTAGTGCTTCCTGTTGATCTGGCCAAACCTGCGGATCCAGAGGATGACGAGGGGATCCACAGCAGCCACGAAGGGGGAAGTGACATCAGCGACAGCGCCTCCGAAGGCAGCGAAGACTCGGGCCTCAACAGCAACGGTGGCTCAGGAAAACTGGCCAACGACCCCGAAACCCCGACGGCAGAGCTCCCGACGCCGACGGAGCTCAAAGGTCATATGTGCATCTTCTGCGACCGCTGCTTCCCCCTGGAGGCGGCGTACCGCCGCCACCTGAACCGCCACCTGGTCAACGTGTACTACATGGACACGGCAGCGGGCGCACAGAGATGA
- the LOC115248442 gene encoding protein NipSnap homolog 3A-like isoform X1: MLKLRSSWLRAAAGLFKPPPTSAAAAQSRVHLSSGPQQKDTTFYEFRTYCIRPEQNATFLKLTNEKIHLRTAHSELIGYWSVEYGGLNKVFHIWRYDSYSQRAAVRAALAQDPSWLAQYISMALPMLSSQDNEVTYLVPWTHLQKPPKEGGVYELVSFQMCPGGPAVWGKDFQAAISAHDAPGYGKVLGVFHNEFGPLNRVHALWWFESADRRAELRHKAHADPRVVAAVRNSSSHLVSQENRLMFPCHFSPLK, from the exons ATGTTGAAGTTGAGAAGCTCCTGGCTGAGGGCCGCTGCAGGTCTCTTTAAACCTCCtccaacctctgctgctgctgcgcag tcTCGTGTGCACCTCTCCTCTGGGCCTCAGCAGAAAGACACCACGTTTTATGAGTTTAGGACCTACTGCATTCGCCCAGAACAAAACGCCACTTTCCTTAAACTGACCAATGAGAAGATTCACCTGCGTACCGCCCACTCCGAGCTGATTGGTTACTGGAGCGTCGAGTATGGCGGCCTGAACAAAGTCTTCCATATATGGAGATATG ATAGTTATTCTCAGCGGGCAGCTGTTCGGGCCGCCCTGGCTCAGGACCCATCATGGCTGGCGCAGTACATCTCCATGGCGTTACCAATGCTGTCGTCACAGGACAACGAGGTGACATATCTCGTTCCCTGGACCCATCTGCAGAAGCCCCCAAAGGAGGGTg GCGTGTACGAACTGGTTTCCTTCCAGATGTGCCCTGGAGGTCCAGCAGTATGGGGCAAGGACTTCCAGGCTGCTATCAGTGCCCATGATGCACCAGGGTACGGCAAAGTTTTGGGGGTGTTCCATAACGAGTTTGGCCCCCTGAACAGAG TTCACGCCCTCTGGTGGTTCGAGAGTGCCGATCGGAGAGCTGAACTACGTCACAAAGCTCACGCTGATCCCAGAGTGGTCGCCGCAG TGAGAAACAGCTCCAGTCATCTGGTCTCTCAGGAGAATCGGCTCATGTTTCCATGTCACTTTTCCCCTCTGAAGTAA
- the LOC115248442 gene encoding protein NipSnap homolog 3A-like isoform X2, translated as MLKLRSSWLRAAAGLFKPPPTSAAQSRVHLSSGPQQKDTTFYEFRTYCIRPEQNATFLKLTNEKIHLRTAHSELIGYWSVEYGGLNKVFHIWRYDSYSQRAAVRAALAQDPSWLAQYISMALPMLSSQDNEVTYLVPWTHLQKPPKEGGVYELVSFQMCPGGPAVWGKDFQAAISAHDAPGYGKVLGVFHNEFGPLNRVHALWWFESADRRAELRHKAHADPRVVAAVRNSSSHLVSQENRLMFPCHFSPLK; from the exons ATGTTGAAGTTGAGAAGCTCCTGGCTGAGGGCCGCTGCAGGTCTCTTTAAACCTCCtccaacctctgctgc gcagtcTCGTGTGCACCTCTCCTCTGGGCCTCAGCAGAAAGACACCACGTTTTATGAGTTTAGGACCTACTGCATTCGCCCAGAACAAAACGCCACTTTCCTTAAACTGACCAATGAGAAGATTCACCTGCGTACCGCCCACTCCGAGCTGATTGGTTACTGGAGCGTCGAGTATGGCGGCCTGAACAAAGTCTTCCATATATGGAGATATG ATAGTTATTCTCAGCGGGCAGCTGTTCGGGCCGCCCTGGCTCAGGACCCATCATGGCTGGCGCAGTACATCTCCATGGCGTTACCAATGCTGTCGTCACAGGACAACGAGGTGACATATCTCGTTCCCTGGACCCATCTGCAGAAGCCCCCAAAGGAGGGTg GCGTGTACGAACTGGTTTCCTTCCAGATGTGCCCTGGAGGTCCAGCAGTATGGGGCAAGGACTTCCAGGCTGCTATCAGTGCCCATGATGCACCAGGGTACGGCAAAGTTTTGGGGGTGTTCCATAACGAGTTTGGCCCCCTGAACAGAG TTCACGCCCTCTGGTGGTTCGAGAGTGCCGATCGGAGAGCTGAACTACGTCACAAAGCTCACGCTGATCCCAGAGTGGTCGCCGCAG TGAGAAACAGCTCCAGTCATCTGGTCTCTCAGGAGAATCGGCTCATGTTTCCATGTCACTTTTCCCCTCTGAAGTAA